GCCCGGGGCATTCTACACTTCCCCTCTCACTCCGAGGGCGTACATCTTTCCTACTGTCTCGAAGGCCGTCATCCGCGTCGTCAGAACCGGTATTCCACGGGCCTCCGCCTTCTCCACCGCATCGGCGTTCATCGTAAGTCCTCCGACTACAACTACTGCCGACAGGTTAAGCAGCGCAGCAACTGCCACGACATTCTGATGAACCTGCGAGGTAACCCATATTGCCCCATCCTTCGCGCGCCCCATCACATCGCTGAGCAAGTCGGATGAATACCCCGCCTCAACCTCGCGATCCAAAGAGCTGCACCCTGCGATGCACACCAATCCGAGGGCATCTGCGATCTCCCTCAACGTCATGGCAACGACTTCCCTTCTCGTTTCCCCATGGACGGCACGTCTTTCTTTGCGAGCCTGAGCAGTTCCTCGGCGACCTCCTGCATCCTCTCTCTCAGCTTGAACACGCAGTCTATCTCCGATGCCCTCCCGCATGCGATGTCTTCAGCGTGGGACCTGCATGTTGGAGATCCGCATGCTCCGCAGTCTAGGCCCGGAAGGCCCTCCACCATCCGCTCGAGTTCACTCATCTTCATTATTGCCGTCTCAAGGCACGCATCAAGCTCAAGGCCTGATAGGGGCGGAATCTCACCGGATATCGAGAAGAACTCCTCGCCCAGCTCGTCCACAGTGCCGATAGCAGATGCAATCGCCTCAGCCGTGTTTCCCTCCAGGCTCTCGGAGATCTCCCTCATCCTCACCCTGGCCACAAATGGATTTTCAACGGTGACCGGCCCCCCAACACATCCTGCTGGGCAGGCCAGGGCCTCGATGTAATCCACTCCAGAGAGGCGCCCTCCGTCCGCCTCCTCAAGCACGCCGAGAACGTTGTGGATTCCATCCACTGCGAGAGAGTTCCGAATCCCGATGGCACGGAGTTCTCCTCCGTTTCTCGCCCATCCGAACCCCAGAGACGAGCCTCTGTGCATCGGTCGCGCGACCCCGTTCGCACCGAGGCGGCTTACGATCTGTCCGTAGATATCAGCGATGGATATAGCCCCATCCACATACGATTGCACAGAGCCCACAGGCGCAATGGCAGATGTTACCTTGGCCGCACACGGAGTTATGAAGAACACGCCGATTCGGGCGTCGTCGATGCCGAGGCTTCGCGCGGCCTCCAGCCTGCTGACCCTGGCCGCCGCGTACATCGGGCTCTCCACCCTGGCTATGTGCGGGATAAGACCTGGGAAACGCACCTGGATGAGGCGGACCACAGCCGGACAGGCAGCAGATATCAAGGGCCTGGGCTCGGGGTGACTGGAAACATACCGACGGATGCACTCTGTCGCTATGTCCGCGCCGTACGACACATCGCACACGGAATCGAAACCAAGCTGTAGCAGTGCCCACACCACTTCGTCAGGGTTTTGGGCCCGTCTGATCTGCCCATACAGAGTTGGCGCAGGCACAGCTATTCGGTAATCGAAGCGCATCAGGTCATCGAGGGAACTGGTGATCACGGCCTTCGCGTGGTTCTCGCATGTACGCACACATTCGCCGCAATCGATGCACCTTTCGACGCTGATCACGGCCTTTCCCTCCCGAACCCTGATGGCCTCGGTAGGGCATCTCTTGATGCAATTCGTGCATCCTTTGCATTTGTCCTCGAGGAGTCTCACGGAATGGAATCTGGCAGTCAAGTCCGCATCAACCCCTTCACGACGTCGACGATAGCAGAGCCTCCCCCTAGTTTACGCCGATCACGATCGTCACTACGGTGCCTGCACCCATATTCGATTCGATGTTGAACAGATCGGAGCATCTCTTCATGTTCGGCAACCCCATTCCGGCCCCGAATCCCATCTCTCGCACCTCATCTGAGGCGGTGGAGAAGCCCTCGCGCATAGCAAGTGAGATATCCGGTATGCCGGGGCCCTCGTCCCGCGATGTGAGGGTGATCCGCCCCGAATCCACCACAAGAGACAGACTCCCGCCGATTGCGTGGATCACCAGGTTCATCTCAGCCTCGTAGGCCGCCACGGCAGCCCTCCGAACTAAGTCGGATGAGATGCCGAGCTGCCTGAGGATCTGCTTTATCCTGGCCGCTGCCTCGCCGGCCGCAGCGAAGTCGTATTGGACGATGGGGAATTCCATGGAGATCATGACCCCGCTCGCCCCATCCGCACCTCCCGCCCCGCCCGCGCCCTCTGGCTGCCCGCAGCAGCTCACGGCCCTCACACCCCAGAGGCCGGAGAGGGCCCGTGCTGCTCGCGAATGTAAGTGCCGCTGATTCCCGCGCCGTACAGCACTCCGCAGGTCTCAAACAGAGGCAGACAGGTTGCCATCAGAGGGATTCCCCGCTCACGCGCTAACGCGATCACGTCGTCGCTCGGGCGCTTGCCCCTTACGAATATTATGCCTGAGAGGCCCGCCACCTCAGCGGTCCTCACTACCTGAGCGCTTGTAAGGCCGGTGCAGAGCAGCGTGTTCTCATGAGTGAATGCTAGAACATCGCTCATGAGGTCCGCACCGCAGGCAGTGTCGATCTCCAGAACCGAGAGCTTGTCCTCGCCTGCAAGGATCTCAGCCCCGATGAGCTTCTTGATCTCACCTAGCTTCAAGGATTGTCCCTCCATTTGCCGCAGCTGAGTGCGTTGCCACGTGTGCTGCCGCGCCCGGAAAGCCGAGCGGGTGGCCCGGCCGGCGCAGTAGGCGCCTGCCGGGCCTTCACATGGCACTCACTCAACGATCACCACTTCATATCCTTGAGATGTGAGTGCATCACTGAGAGCTATTGCGTTCTCCCTCCGCGCAAAGGCCCCGACCTGCACAGAGTAGGGACCCCCGCCTGCCACGTAAATGGGATAACCCTGTGCTTCCAGTTCAGCCGCAACAGCAACTGCTGCCTCCTTGGTCCCGAACGACCCCACTCTGACCCGGAACAGCGGGCCTGAAAGCGCCGCCGCCTGAGTTCCCGAGCCAGATGAAGTAGTTTTGGAAGCGGCAGCGGCCTGCGAACCTGGTGAGGTCGACTCTGCTGACGGACCGGTCGATGTCGCTGTTGCTGTTCCAGCGGCGACTGTACTTGAGCTCGCGCTGGATTTCGGAACATCGATCTTCGGAACAGCCGCGGAAGGCTCCTTCGACGAATCCGTCGCACCGGAGTCGCCCGTGCTCTTCCATGGGTAGTAACTGTAGCCCGCATCTGCTGAGTCGCTCTTGGCCTGCGAGCCCCGGTTGGGGTTCATCAGGCTCAGCACCTGCTGCCCGATGAGCCAGCCCACCCCGATCGCAGCCACACTCACCAGGACCACGGCGAGGATCCACGACAGGGCGCTGCTTGTGGATGCCCGTTTGACCGGCATAGACGATCCCTTCCTTTTGCTCGAATCATCCGGCACGGGGCATGGCCCCGTCTCAGTAGATACTTCTATTCGGTAGTAATACCACTCATTCCTGACTGATTCCTTCCCACGGAGGCAACATGAACCTATCCACTACGAAAGCGGGCGCCCCGCGATCCCGGGTGATAGCGCTAACAAGGCCAGGGTTGGCCTGTTCAACCCCTCGTGAGACGGCGAAGAACCTCACCGGGACATCAACACGCAGTGAAAGCTCTTCTGCAGCATCCAGGCCGGCTCTCACCTCATCCAGAGTGCTCTCGGCGCCGAGGTTCGTGTTGGACACAATGCCAGAGCACGACAGGCGGGACGCACGCTCTACTGCACGAAGCATCGAGATCATCTCATCCAACGTAGAGGAGAATGGCCTGAGTGTGTTGACAACGTACAGCATATCATAACCGGAGCGCTCCAGATGTATGTGGAACCGTCCGATGGCGCGGGCGCCGTCATCATCCCCACCCATATCCACAACGACCTGCACCAACGGATCATCAAAGGCCCCGAATATCTCCGGCGACACTGCAGGCAAGTCCGCCATCTCGAAACTGGCCATGGTGGAGACCACCCTGATGCCACGAGCTCTGAATCCCTCCGCAAGTTCCCTCGACCGGAACATGGGCTTCAGTATGTCGATATCCACTAGGGTCACGGGGCGTCCTTCATTGGCGATCGCCACTGCGAAGTTGGCCGCAAGTTCCGTCTTCCCGGAGCCGAACGCGCCTGTGAACACAGTAATGCGCGAACTGCGAAGCGAATCGATTCCGGCCTCCCCCAGATATCTCTGACGATTGCGGGCATCATCTACCGAAGGCGTCAAGATCAGTCCCTCCACATCCCTCTTACTTCGCCGATGAGATACAGCGAACCAGACACCACCAGGAGTGAAGCGCCGCGCGTGCGCGCCTCCTGTAGGGCTAGCTCCACACCTCGGCCGGCCGGGCACTCCACACGAGCATCCACCCCGGTCGCTTGGACGAGCGACGCTATGTCGCTGGGCTCCGCCGCCCCGGAACGGGTGTGCTCAGGGGCAGTGGCAATCACCAGATCGAAATGCGGCGCCAGTTCGGCCACGATCTGGTCCACCCGCTTATCTTTGGAGCACCCGAGCACGAGCACGCGCTGGCGCGCGCGTCGGCCCGAGCCTCCCATGATGTCCTCTACCGTGCGTGCAAGTGCGCGAGCGCCATCAGGGTTGTGGGCGCCATCGAGGACCACGGCAAAGGGAGATGTCTGAACCACCTCGAACCTCCCTGGGTGAACCACCGCTGCCAGCCCCAGGTCGATCTCGCTCAGGGATACGCCGCCGAGCACGCCCAGGGCCGCCATTGCCGTAGCGCAGTTCTCTGCCTGATGCCGCCCTACAAGGGCGGTTGTTACTCGAACACGGCCGAAGCCAGGCATGTCGACCTCCATGGCAGCGCCCTGCATGCCAACGGATGCCACGCTGAACCCGACATCGCGCCCCACTGCTATCGAAGGCGCGCCCACATCCCGAGCAGCGCTCTCCAGCACCGCAAGCGCCTCCGGCTCCTGTGGCGCAAACACAACAGGGACACGAGGCTTGATGATGCCAGCCTTGTCGGAGGCGATCTCCCCAAGTGTGTTCCCAAGCTGCTCCATGTGGTCCATTGCGATATGGGTTATAACGCAGACGCTGGGAGTGATCACATTCGTGGAATCGTACCTGCCGCCTAAGCCCACTTCGACTATTGCGATCTCCACACCCGAGCGCCGAAACCATTCAAAGCACGCGGCGGTCGCCACCTCGAACTCGGTTGGAGCGCCCACAGCAGGGTCAGCAGCGAGGCGTTGAATCGCAGGAACCATGTTCGAGATGATCCCCGCCAATTCATCCTTTGGGATCTCCTGCCCGGCTACGCGCATGCGTTCGGTGTATCGCTGCAGGTGCGGCGAGGTGAACAGCCCGGTCCGGCGGCCAGCTGCCCTAAGCACCGACTCGATCATCGCGGCAGTAGATCCCTTTCCATTCGTGCCGGCGATATGAACCGCGCGCATGCCGCGCTGCGGGTTCCCCATCGCCTCCAGCAGGCCCGCGGCTCTATCCAGCCCGGGCTTAATACCGAACCTGGAGAGGCCATGCAGATACTCCATGGTTTCATCGTAGTTCATCAGCTTCCACCCCACCTCAGTCAGACCGCAGCGGCCCTTCACCAGAATCCAGCGCCGCCTGACACCCCGGCCTCACCTGGCACAGGTCGCACGCCGGCTTTCGGGCATGGCACGTCCTGCGTCCATGCGTCACCATGTTCATGTGCAGCTGGTAGGTGATGTCGGCAGGCATCGCCCGAGCGAGCTCAGCCTGGGTCTCAGCCAGGTCCTTCGTGTGCACCAGTCCGAGCCTGTTGGACACCCTGTGAACATGAGTGTCAACCGGGAAGACCGGCCGGCCCAAGGCGAAAAGGAGCACACATGCAGCGGTCTTCGGCCCAACCCCAGGAAGCGACGTAAGGTAGCCGAACGCCTCCTTGTCGTCGATGCCCCCGAGCATATCAAGGGAGATACTCCCCTGCTCTTCCCTGATCCTGCGAAGAACCTCTACGATCCTGGCGGATTTGATCTCCGCCAGGCCTCCGACTCTGATCAGATCCGCGATCACAGCCGCAGGTGCATCGGCAACATCCTCCCAGCTGGAGAAGGCGTCCCTGAGAGATGCATAGGTCCTGTCGGAGTTCACGTCCGACGTGTTCTGCGTAAGTATCGTGTGAACTAGCTCACCCACAGGATCGCCGTGAGGCCGCAGGGGCTTAGGGCCATACATGGCCTCAAGCCCCCGGTTCACCCAGCGCAGGCGTTCCGTAAGCGCGCCCCGAGGGGATCCATCGCACCCGCCTGTGTGTATGCCTCCACAGTCCTCGGCGCAGCCAGACCCCATGCTCACGTGCTTTTCGTCTGTCACTTCGTAAGCTCCTCGATCCTGGCCCTGACCTTCGCAAGGCTCAGCTCTGTTTCGGCGAGCTTGTCTCGGTGCTTCTGCACGACCTCAGCCGGCGCCTTCGCAACGAATGACTGGTTGGCAAGCCTGCCCCGCGAACGTTCCACCTCCGCCTCAAGAGCCTCAACTTCGCGGGTGAGCCGCTCTGTCTCCTTGCTGATGTCGATCATGCCCGCAAGCGGCAGGTAAACCTCAATGCCCAGGGCAACTGCAGCAGCGGCCTTCTCCGGCTTTGGCTCTGTGGTCGGCCGGATGGATGCACTCTCAATCCCTGCGAGATGCGACACCATCTCCAGATTGGCGGCAAGAGAGCCTGCGGCATCTCCGTCGGCATGGAATACCGCCTCCACTTTCCTCGAGGGGGCCACATCGAACTCCGCCCTTATGTTCCGGATCGCTCGAACCGTCTCCATGAGAGCGGCCATCTCCGCTTCGGCCTGCGCGTCTAGCGCACAATCCTCCATCACCGGCCATGGCGCGATCATGATGCTCTCTCCCACGTGGGGCAGGTGCTGCCAGATCCCCTCCGTGATGAACGGCATGAACGGGTGA
The Clostridia bacterium genome window above contains:
- a CDS encoding DRTGG domain-containing protein encodes the protein MTLREIADALGLVCIAGCSSLDREVEAGYSSDLLSDVMGRAKDGAIWVTSQVHQNVVAVAALLNLSAVVVVGGLTMNADAVEKAEARGIPVLTTRMTAFETVGKMYALGVRGEV
- a CDS encoding [Fe-Fe] hydrogenase large subunit C-terminal domain-containing protein, with protein sequence MRLLEDKCKGCTNCIKRCPTEAIRVREGKAVISVERCIDCGECVRTCENHAKAVITSSLDDLMRFDYRIAVPAPTLYGQIRRAQNPDEVVWALLQLGFDSVCDVSYGADIATECIRRYVSSHPEPRPLISAACPAVVRLIQVRFPGLIPHIARVESPMYAAARVSRLEAARSLGIDDARIGVFFITPCAAKVTSAIAPVGSVQSYVDGAISIADIYGQIVSRLGANGVARPMHRGSSLGFGWARNGGELRAIGIRNSLAVDGIHNVLGVLEEADGGRLSGVDYIEALACPAGCVGGPVTVENPFVARVRMREISESLEGNTAEAIASAIGTVDELGEEFFSISGEIPPLSGLELDACLETAIMKMSELERMVEGLPGLDCGACGSPTCRSHAEDIACGRASEIDCVFKLRERMQEVAEELLRLAKKDVPSMGKREGKSLP
- a CDS encoding ATP-binding protein, which gives rise to MSCCGQPEGAGGAGGADGASGVMISMEFPIVQYDFAAAGEAAARIKQILRQLGISSDLVRRAAVAAYEAEMNLVIHAIGGSLSLVVDSGRITLTSRDEGPGIPDISLAMREGFSTASDEVREMGFGAGMGLPNMKRCSDLFNIESNMGAGTVVTIVIGVN
- a CDS encoding DRTGG domain-containing protein encodes the protein MKLGEIKKLIGAEILAGEDKLSVLEIDTACGADLMSDVLAFTHENTLLCTGLTSAQVVRTAEVAGLSGIIFVRGKRPSDDVIALARERGIPLMATCLPLFETCGVLYGAGISGTYIREQHGPSPASGV
- a CDS encoding SPOR domain-containing protein gives rise to the protein MPVKRASTSSALSWILAVVLVSVAAIGVGWLIGQQVLSLMNPNRGSQAKSDSADAGYSYYPWKSTGDSGATDSSKEPSAAVPKIDVPKSSASSSTVAAGTATATSTGPSAESTSPGSQAAAASKTTSSGSGTQAAALSGPLFRVRVGSFGTKEAAVAVAAELEAQGYPIYVAGGGPYSVQVGAFARRENAIALSDALTSQGYEVVIVE
- a CDS encoding folylpolyglutamate synthase/dihydrofolate synthase family protein; the protein is MNYDETMEYLHGLSRFGIKPGLDRAAGLLEAMGNPQRGMRAVHIAGTNGKGSTAAMIESVLRAAGRRTGLFTSPHLQRYTERMRVAGQEIPKDELAGIISNMVPAIQRLAADPAVGAPTEFEVATAACFEWFRRSGVEIAIVEVGLGGRYDSTNVITPSVCVITHIAMDHMEQLGNTLGEIASDKAGIIKPRVPVVFAPQEPEALAVLESAARDVGAPSIAVGRDVGFSVASVGMQGAAMEVDMPGFGRVRVTTALVGRHQAENCATAMAALGVLGGVSLSEIDLGLAAVVHPGRFEVVQTSPFAVVLDGAHNPDGARALARTVEDIMGGSGRRARQRVLVLGCSKDKRVDQIVAELAPHFDLVIATAPEHTRSGAAEPSDIASLVQATGVDARVECPAGRGVELALQEARTRGASLLVVSGSLYLIGEVRGMWRD
- the nth gene encoding endonuclease III codes for the protein MTDEKHVSMGSGCAEDCGGIHTGGCDGSPRGALTERLRWVNRGLEAMYGPKPLRPHGDPVGELVHTILTQNTSDVNSDRTYASLRDAFSSWEDVADAPAAVIADLIRVGGLAEIKSARIVEVLRRIREEQGSISLDMLGGIDDKEAFGYLTSLPGVGPKTAACVLLFALGRPVFPVDTHVHRVSNRLGLVHTKDLAETQAELARAMPADITYQLHMNMVTHGRRTCHARKPACDLCQVRPGCQAALDSGEGPLRSD